The sequence below is a genomic window from Deinococcus terrestris.
GACGCCGGTGGTTTCGGCGTAGAACTCCACCCGCGTGCCGGAGGTGATGTTCAGGCGCTTGCCGTCCACGAGGACCTCAGTGACCCGGTTGTCGTCGGTCGCCACGCCCGTGACCCGAATCAGGGTGCCGCTGCGCTCAAAGCGGGTCACCTTGAGGACCGGAGGCTTGCCGTCCACCGTGATGGGCACCTCCAGCAGGCTCTTGTTGCCCGCCGCGTCGAGGGCACCGATCAGGTAGGTCGCCTTGTTGCCCTGCACCCGCGTCTGGTAGGCGAAGTTGGCGATCTTGCGGCTGCCCTTCTCGATGGGAATCGCTTTGCCGTCCACCGTGATGCGCTCGACCCCCCGGTCGTCGAGGGCGTAGCCCCGGATGGTAAAGGCCCGCGCCTGCCCCACCCCGCCGCCATCGGGACTGGTGATCACGATGCGCGGCTTGAAGGAGTCAGCTTTGCGGGCGCAGCCTCCCAGCAGGGGCGCGAGCAGCAGCAGGGCGAGGGGGGCAGCGGCAGCGCGGCGCATGGGGACAAGTATAGCGGGGCTGCCGCTCCTTGCTCGAAGCGGGGTGCTTTAATACCGCCCGTGACTCTCTCCGCCCGCCTCCCCGGTCCCGCCGTCCCCGAGGGCACCCGCGACGTGCTGCCGCCCGAGTGGCAACAGCGCGAGCATCTGCGGACGCGGCTGGGCGCCGAGTTCGCGGCGTGGGGCTACCGGGGCGTGGACGTGCCCGCCCTGGAATTCGCCGACCCCGGCCACCCGCAGGATGCCCGCGCCTTCAAGCTGATCGACGTGGGCGGCGAAGTGCTGGCCCTGCGCGGCGAGTTCACGACGGCGGTGGGGCGGCTGGTGCGCTCGCGCTTTGCCGGGGGGCCGTTTCCGCTGCGGCTCCAGTACGGCGGGCGGCTGTGGCTGCGGGCGCTGACGAGCGAGCTGGGGCGATTGCGCGAGTTCGCCCAGGTCGGCGTGGAGCTGATCGGCGTTTCGACCCCGCAGGCCGACGCGGAACTGCTCGCGCTGGGACGCCGGGCGCTGGAGGTGGTGGGCGTGTCCCCGGTGATGGAGGTGGGCTATCCCGGCTTCGTGGACGCGGTGCTGGAGGACGCGGGCCTCTCCCCCACCGCTCGGGAGTCGCTGCACGGCGCGATTGACCGCAAGAGCGGCGCGGACGTGGACCTACTCGCCGGGCGGCACGCGCTGGACGCCGGGGTGACCCGGACCCTGCACACCCTGACCGACCTGTACGGCGGTCCGGAGGTGCTGGCGGGAGCCGGGGACCTCGCGCGGGGCGAGCGGGCGCGGGCGGCGGTGGCGCACCTGGAGGCGGTCGCGGACCGGGCCGAGGGAGAACTGCTGTTCGACCTCGGGGCCAGCCGCCGCTACGGGTACTACACCGGGCTGACCTTCCGGGCCTACGCGCCGGGGTTGAACCAGCCGCTGCTCGGGGGCGGGCGCTACGACCTCGGCGGGCTGCCGGGGGCGGGCTTTGCCATCGGGCTGGAGCGGCTGACCGAGGTGGCCGCGCGGGGATTGCCCCCCGAGCCGGAGGTGGTGCTGGCACTCGACCCGGCGGGGGCCGAACACGCCCGCGCCGCCGGGCTGACCGCCGAACTCGCCTGGACCGACGACCGCGCCGAGCTGCTCGCCTACTGCGCGGCGCGGGGCATTCGCCGCTGGGCGCAGGGGCAGATCCTGACCGAGGTGTCCGCATGAGTCCGGCTCCGGTGCGTGGCCCCGAACACCTCACCCTCGCGCTGCCCAAGGGGCGCGTCCTCGCCGAGTCGGCTGCCCTGCTCACCCAGGCTGGCCTGCCGCTGGAATTGCCCGGTCCCTCACGGGCGCTGCGGCATGAGTTTCCGGGGCTGACCGTGCTGGAGTTGCGCAATCAGGACGTGCCCGTCTATGTGGACCTCGGCGTGGCCGACTTCGGCATCGTCGGGAAGGACGTGCTGGTGGAGTCGGGCCGGGCCGTGTTCGAGCCGGTGGACCTCCGATTCGCGGCCTGCCGCCTCTCGCTGATTCGGGAGGTGGGGGCGGCGGGGCCGATCACGCGGGTTGCCACCAAGTACCCCCGCTCGGCCCGCGCCTACCTCGCCGCGCAGGGCATCCCCGCTGAGATCGTCAAGCTCTCGGGCAACATCGAACTCGCCGCGCTGACGGGCCTCGCCGACGCGGTGGTGGACCTCGTGCAGACCGGGGGCACCCTGCGGGCCAACGGGCTGGAGGAACGCGACGTGCTGTTTCACTCCTCCGCCCGCCTGGTGGTCAACCGCACCGCCCTCAAGCTGCGGCGCGAGCGGCTGCGCCCACTGATCGAGCGGCTGCGGGAATTGGTGGCAGCGGGGTGAGTCTGGGCGGGGGTTCAGCGGTGGGGCGGCTCATCGTCGTCAACGGAACGTCCAGCGCGGGCAAGACCACCTTCTGTGAGGCGCTGCAAGACGCCCTCCCCGACCCCTACCTGCTCACGAGCTACGACATCTTCTGGGCGAGCATGCCCGCCCGCTACTTCCCCTGGGAAACGCACGAGGAGGACGGCGTTCGGTACGTGACCGCAGAGCAGGCGGGGCGGCCCAGCACCACGCTGGAACTTGGTCCTGTAGGCCAGCGCACCGTGTCGGGTGCCCATCACGCCGTGGCCGCGCTGCTGGCTTCGGGGGTCAACGTGATCGCGGACGTGCTGTTCCTGCACCCCGACTGGTTCGCGGAAGCGAGGCGGCTGTGGACTCCCTTCGCCCCGTTGTGGATTGCCCTCAAGCCCCCTCTGACCGTCAGCGAGGAGTGGGAGGCACGGCGGGAAGCGACCCTGGCGGGCCGACCCACTGGCCTGGCGCGGGGCCTCTTCGCCGCGGTGCACGCGCACAGTCCCCCAGACCTCACCCTTGATCCCTCGCGGTGTCACCCGGACGAGCTGGCCCGGTCGGTCGCCGCGTGGGTGGGCCGAGGATGTCCCCATCCTTTTGATGGGATGGGAGCATTCAACCGCTAGTCTCCCACCGGACCCTCGCGTTCCAGCGCCGCCGTCATCCGCTCCAGCGCCTCGATCAGAATCGGGCGGCTGGTGGCAAAGTTGACCCGCACACAGCCCTGGTAGCGGACGCCCTCCTCGCCGGGTGCGAAGAGGGGACCGCCCTGCACGGCGACGCGGGCCTCATCCAACAGGAATTGCCCCATGTCGGCCGCGCGGGGGTGGCCCCGGAGGTCCAGCCAGCCGAGATAGGTCGCCTCGGGCGGCGAGAAGCGTGCCCAGGGCAGCCGCGCCTCCACGAAGGCCGCCATCACATCGCGGTTGCCGCGCAGGTAGGCGACCGTCTCCTGCAACCATAGCCCCGCCCCCTCCAGCGCCGCCCGCCACGCGGTCACACTCAGGGTGGAGGGGTGGCCCATCAGCCCGCCCGCCGCCCCGCGCACCCGCTTGATCAGCTCGGGGTCGTGCCCGACCATTACGCCGATGCCCAGGCCCGCCGTGTTGTAGGCCTTGGCGGGGCCAGTCAGCGTCACCGTGCGGGAGCGCACGCGGGGGTCGGCGGCGAAGGCCTCGAAGGGCACGTCCGAGAGCCGCAGGTCGGCGTGCAGTTCGTCCGACATGACATACAGGTCGTGGCGCAGCACGAAGTCGCGCAGCCGCGCCAGTTCTTCCGCGTCCCAGACGCGCCCGCTGGGGTTGTGCGGATGGCACAGCAGCAGCAGGCGGCAGCCGAGGGCAGCGGCCTCCATCGCGTCCCAGTCGATCTCCCAGCGTCCACCCGATTCCTGCGGTTCCTGCAATGGCGCGGCGGCCACCTGGCGGCCCTGGGTCGTGATCGCCTGGTGAAAGGGGTAGTAGATCGGCGTCATGGTCAGGACCGGCTCGTCCGGCACACTCAGGGCCGCGACCGCCGCATAGATGCCCGGCACCACCCCCGGAATGAAGGAGAAGCCCTCTTTCGGCAGGTCGGTCAGGCCGTGGCCCGCGAGCTTGTCCTGAAGGGCCGCGATCAGGTGGGCATCCCCCATCATCTGCCCGTAGCCCAGCCCGCGCGTCAGACGCTCCTGCAACGCCTCCACGATGGCGGACGCGACCGGAAAGTCCATGTCGGCCACCCAGAGAGGCAGCACGTCCTCGGGGTAGAAGGTCCATTTCAGGCTGTCGGGGTGGCGCAGCGTGGCCGGGTCAAGGGAGCTGTAGGGGGAGGCGGCGGCAGGCTCGGGGGCCAGTTCCGGCCCCTCCAGCTCGGGCGGGTCCGGGATGGGCAGGTCGGGGTGGGTCATGGGAGGAGCATAGACCCACCCGGCGACCTTCAGGGCGTCAGCCGGTGGCGGTCACGCGGGAACGCCCGCGCGAAGCGCACATTGCCGATGCCCAGCAGCCGCGCGGTCAGGCGCTCGGCGCCGATGGCGAAGCCGCCGTGCGGGGGCATCCCGTACTTGAAGACCTCGGCGTAGCCCGCAAGCGCCTCCGGGTTCAGGCGGTAGGCGGCGATGGATTCCTGCAACATGGGGTACTCGTGGATGCGCTGCCCACCCGACGTGATCTCGATGCCCCGGAACAGCAGGTCAAAGCCCCGCGTCAGGCCCCCCTCCTCCGGGTAGGCGTAGAAGGGCCGGGCGGCGCGTGGGTACTTCGTCACGAAGACGAAGTCGGTGCCCTCGGTCTCGGCGTAGTGCTGCGAGAGCAGCCGCTCGGCCTCCGGGTCGAGGTCCTTGCCGCCGACTGGGTGGCCGTACTTCTCCTCCACCAGCCGCCGGGCGTCCAGCAGGGTGATGCGCGGGATGTGGGCGGGCACCTCCGGCAGCGTGGCCCCCAGCAGGGCGAGTTCGGGAGCCGCGTGCTCGCGCAGCCGCTCCATGATGGCGGCCAGGACGCGGGTTTCCACGTCCATCACGTCCTCCTCGGACTCGATGAAGCCCAGTTCCACGTCCAGCGAGAGGTACTCGTTGAGGTGGCGGGAGGTCGCGTGTTCCTCGGCGCGGTAGACGGGCGCGACCTCAAAGACGCGCTCGAAGACGCCCACCATGATCTGCTTGTAGAGCTGCGGACTCTGCGCGAGGTACGCCGGGTGCCCGAAATAGTCGATGGGAAAGAGGTTCGCCCCGCCCTCCGCCCCCGCCGAGACAATCTTGGGCGTGCTGATCTCGGTGAAACCCTCGCCGCGCAGGTGGTCGCGGAAGGCCGCCACGAGTTCGGCCTGCACCTTCAGGATCGCCCGCTCGCGCAGCCCGCGCACGGTCACGACCCGGTAGTCCAGCATCGTCTCGGGGTGGACGTGCCACTCCATCTTGGGAATCTCGACGGGGGGCGGCTCGGTGGCGGGGGTCAGGACCCGGAAGGACTCCACCTGCACCTCGTATCCGCCGGGGGCCTTGGGGTGGGCGGTCACGCGCCCCACGACTTCAATGCTGCTCTCAGGCAGTGGGAGGTCCAGCCCGCTCCCCACGCACTGCACCAGGCCCGCGCGGTCGCGCAGCACCAAAAATTGCAGGCCCCCCAGGTCGCGGCGGGCGTGCAGGAAGCCTTGCAGTCGAACGGTCCGGCCCGCGTGAGTGGGAAGGGCCGAGGTCAGGGTGCGGGGAAGTGCAGTGGTCATGGGTGGTCTCCTGGAACAGGCGGGGCGAAACAGGCAAGCCCCCGACTCCTGTGATGGGGGTCGGGGGCGCGGCAATCTGCGGCGAGACGTCCCCTACCGGGGATCGTCATTCACGTTCGCGGGGGTGACGTGAGCCGCACTCATGCCGGGAAGTGTAGCGGGCGCACCCTGAGGCGTCAACGCGGGGGGCCGGGGGGTATCTTCGGGGGCGTGGACCTCAAGCCCGAACTCGACATTGCCGTGCGGCTGGCGCGGGAGGCGGGGGCCCTGCTGCTCGCCCACCTGAGGCGGGGGGTGACGGCCCAGCAGAAGACGGGCGCCGACGACCTCGTGACCGCCGCCGACCACGAGGCTTCCGACCTGATTCTGGCGGGCCTGCGCTCGGCCTTTCCGGAGGACGGCCTGCTCAGTGAGGAAGCCGCCGACAACCCGGCCCGGCTGGAGCACGAGCGGGTCTGGATCATCGACCCCATCGACGGGACGAAGGAGTTCACCTCGGGCAGCCCCGACTACGCGGTCAGCATCGGGCTGGCGGTCGGCGGCGAGCCGGTGCTGGGCGCGGTGTACGCTCCGGCCACCGACGAGCTGTTTGCCGGGGCGGTAGGGCTGGGAGTCACGAGGAATGGTGAGCCGACCGGGTTCAGCCACCGCGCCGCCTACGTGGTCAGCGTGTCGGACACCGAGTTCCGGCGCGAGCTGCACGCGAGCAACCTCTCCGGCATGGCCCCCAGCGGCTCCATCGCCCTGAAGCTGGCCCGCATCGCGAACGGCGAGACCGACGTGACTTTCTCCATGAGCCCACGCTCGGAGTGGGACGTGGCGGGGGGGCACGCCCTCTTGCGGGTGCTGGGCGGTGACCTGCGGCGGCGCGACGGGCGGCCCATCCGCTACAACTCGGCCCGGCCGCACCTGGAGCAGGGCATCATCGGCGGGCGGCCGGACGCCTTGGCATGGCTGGAAGGCGAACTCGCGGGGCGGGGCCTGCCCACCGCCCACCTCGGCCTGACCCCGGAGGACCTCGCCTGGGCGACCCTCGCGCCGGGGGATCAGGCGGCGCTGCGCGGGCATCCCGGCGTCTGCGTGCGGCACGGGGGCGGGCGGGTGCTGGCCCTGATCGTGGTGGGACCGGGCGGCGTCATTGAGCGGGCGGAGGGTGACGCCTTCCACCTCGACCGCCTCTCGCGCGACGTGACGCGGGCGCTGGGGACGCTCGGAACTCCCGTGCCTGTCCCGGAGGGAGGCCCGCACTGACCGGGAACACTGCCCCCGCCCCGCGCTGGGGCCGGGTCACCCTCAAGCCGCTGCCCGACCTGGGGGCGGAGGAGTGGGCGGCCCTCTACCGCTTCTTCCGCGACCGCGAACTCGCCGACTGGAACGGGGCCAGCCCCATCCGGCTTCCCGAGTGGCTGTTCCGGCGAATCATGCTGGAGGAGGAGGGCACGGGCGAGCGGGCGGGCTTCGGGGTGCTGAATGAGCGCGGCGAGCTGATCGGGAGCGCCGAGCTGTACGACCTCCACCCCCCACCGCCCCTGCCCGCCCGCATCGGCACCCTGGGAGTGATGATCGGCCTGCGCTCCCTGTGGGGCCAGGGCTACGGCCGCGAGGCGGTCATGGCACTGCTCGCCTGGGCCTTTGAGGGCCGCGAGGTGCCGCTCACGCGGGTGCGCCTGACCACCTTCGGGCACAACCGCCGGGCGCAGCGGGCCTTTGCCGCGTGCGGCTTCCGCGAGGTGGGCCGCACCCAATCGGGCGACCATACCGACGTTCATATGGAAATCACGAGAGGAGAGTGGCTGGATGCGCGTGCTGATGCCTGACCTGCCCGAGTTCCGGGCGCTGACCGTGGAGGGCGTGACCGCTCTCCCTTACCGCAATGGAGACTTGCCGGACGGCGAGGCCGAGGGCGTGGTGCTGTGGGGCGCGAACGCCGAAACACGCTCCCAACTGTTCGCCCGGCCGGGCCTGCGCTGGGTGCTGACGCTCACGGCGGGAATTGACCATGTGCAGGGCCAGTTGCCGCCCGGCGTCGCCCTCTACAACGCCAGCCCGCTGCACGCCCGCGCGGTCGCCGTCCACACCCTCGCGGGAATGCTCGCCGCCGTGCGGGGCCTGCACCGCTTCCGCGACGCGCAGCGGGAGGGGCAGTGGCAGCCCCGGCGCGACCTGGGCACGCTGGAGGGGGCGAGCGTGGTGGTGTGGGGGTACGGCCACATCGGGCGGATTCTGGAGGAGCTGCTGGCCCCCCACGGCGCCCACGTCACCGGGCTGCGCTCGGCCACCCCACCCGCCGAGCGGGACGCGGCGCTGGCGGAGGCCGACTGGGTGGTCCTGTTGCTCCCCGACACGCCGCAGACGCGCGGCATCGTGAATGCGGACGTGCTGGCCCAACTGAAGCCCGGCGCGTGGCTGAGCAACCAGGGACGCGGCTCGTTGGTGGACACGGACGCGCTTCTGGCCGCTCTGGATTCCGGTCAGCTCGGGGGCGCGGTGCTGGACGTGACCGACCCCGAGCCGCTTCCGCCGGGGCACCCGCTGTGGGGCCGCGAAAACGTCATCCTCACGCCGCATATCGCCAGCACGACGGCCGACCTCGTGCAGCGCGGAGCCGAGTACACACAGGCCTTTCTGAAGACGATGGCAGCGGGGCGGGAACCGGAGGGACGGGTGGAGACGGGGAAGGGGTACTGAGGCCCGGTCTCCAGTGCGAAGCCCCCGGCACATTCACCGGGGGCTCTTCTCGCACCTGACCCTTACTTCAGCAGATTCCGGCTGATCACCACGCGCTGAATCTCGTTGGTGCCCTCGTAGATCTGGTTGAGCTTCACGTCGCGCAGCAGCTTTTCCACCGGGTACTCGCCCACATAGCCGTACCCGCCGTGGACCTGAATCGCCTCGTTCGCGGCGTCGAAGGCCATCTCCGAGCAGTAGGCCTTGGCGATGGCGCTCTCGGTGCCGTGCGGCAGGTTCTGGTCGACCAGCCACGCGGCCTTGAGGTACATCAGGCGGCCCGTCTCGACGCCCATCGCCATCTCCGCGACCTTGAACTGGATGGCCTGGAACTGCGAGATAGGCCTCCCGAACGCCTCGCGCTCCTTGGAGTACTTCACACTCTCGTCAAGCGCCCGCCGCGCGATGCCCACCGACCCCGCCGCGACCGGCACGCGGGTCTTGTCGAGCGTCTTCATGGCGATCTTGAAGCCGTCGCCCAGGCCGCCGAGCTGGTTTTCCTTCGGCACGCGCACGTTCTCGAAGACCAGTTCGGAGGTCAGGCTGGCCCGCTGCCCCAGCTTGTGCTTGATTTTGTTGTAGGACATCCCCGGCGCGTCCTTGGGCACGACCAGCGCGACCGTCGCCTTGTGCCCGCCCTGCTTGTCGGTGGTGGCGAACACGACCGTGATGTCGGCCACGCCGCCGTTGGAAATCCACATCTTGGTGCCGTTGATGACCCACTCGTCGCCGTCCAGCACGGCGGTGGTGTGCATCCCGGCGGCGTCCGAGCCGTTGTTGGGCTCGCTGAGCGCGAAGGCCGCCAGGGAAGGCTTCTCGGTCATGGGGGCCAGGAAGCGCTTCTGCTGCTCCTCGGTGCCGCCCACCAGAATGGGCGTGATGCCCAGCTCGGAGGCCATCAGCACCGTGTAGATGCCCATGCAGCCGTAGGCGAGTTCCTCGCCGATCAGGCACTCGTCCACCATGCCCAGCCCCAGTCCGCCCGCGTGCTCGGGAATGGCGACATTGAGCAGGCCGACCTCGAAGGCCTTTTCCACCACGGGCCAGGGCAGTTCTTCCTTCTGGTCGTACTCGGCGGCGACCGGCATGATCTCCTTGCGGGTGAAGTCGCGGGCGAGCTGCTGAAGCTGTTTTTGTTCGTCGGTCAGGGAGAAATCGATCATGGGCACTCCTGGGGAATGTGGGGAAAGAAGCTCGCCGGGCGGCGGAAAGCTGCGCCTCTGGACTCGGTTCAATTTATCATGCCGGGAGAGGCGCCGCTTGTCCGGGCAACCTCCCTTCAGGGCAGAGGGCAGGACCTACACTCCGGGCATGAGCACTCCCCGGCCCGGCAGGCAGACCCTTTTTTACGGCTGGGTCGTGGTGGGGATCACGGTGCTGGCGCTGCTGCTGGCCGCCGGTGCCCGCAGCGCTCCCGGCGTGTTCCTGTTGCCGATGGAGCGCGACCTGGGCCTGAGCCGCAGCACGCTCTCGTTCTCGGTCAGCCTGGGCCTGCTGGTGTTCGGGCTGGCGGCCCCCCTGTCCGGCCGCCTGATGGACCGCTTCGGACCGCGCCGGGTCGCCACCGCCGGGCTGCTGCTGGTGGCGCTGAGCTTTGGGCTGAGCACCCTGTCGCGCTCGGCGCTGGGCCTGCACCTGACCTGGGGCCTGCTGAGCGGCCTGGGCACGGGCCTGGTCGGCAGCGTGCTGGGCGCCACGGTGGCGACGCGCTGGTTCGTGCGGCGGCGCGGCCTGGTCGTGGGGCTGTTCGGCGCGGCCACCAGCGCGGGGCAACTGCTGTTTATCCCCCTGCTCACGGGCTGGGCGCAGCGGGACGGCTGGACGGGCGGCACGCTGGGCATCGCGGGGGCGGCCCTGCTGCTCGCGCCGCTGGTGTGGTGGTGGCTGCGCGACAGCCCCGCGCAACTCGGGCTTCAGCCAGACGGGGACGCCGCCCCGGCGGGAGCCCCCGCCCCTGCCGCGCCCCGGCCCGACCCGCTGGTGATGCGGCGGGCGCTGCGTCACCGGGACTTCTGGCTGCTGGCGACCACCTTTTTCGTCTGCGGCGCGACCAGCAACGGGCTCATCGGCACGCACTTCATCGCGTACTGCGGCGATCTGGGCCTCACCCCTGGCTTCGCCGCCGGAATGCTGGCCGTGATGGGCACCTTCAACTTCGTGGGAACGCTGGCGAGCGGGTATTTCACCGACCGCACCGACCCGCGCTTCCTGCTGGCGCTGTACTACACCTTCCGGTGCCTGAGCCTGGTGCTGCTGCCCTTCGTGCCGCCCGGCTACAGCCTGACGGTGTTCGCGGTTCTGTTCGGCCTGGATTACATCGCCACCGTGCCGCCGACCATCGCGCTGACCACCGACACCTTTGGCCGGGCCAACGTGGGCACGGTGTACGGCTGGATCTTCTGCGCGCATCAGGTGGGAGCCGCCCTGGCGTCCTGGCTGGCGGGCGTCAGCCGAGACGCGCTGGGCAGCTACAGCGCCGCCATGATCGCGGCGGCGCTGCTGGCGGGGGCCGCCGCGGTGCTGGCGCTGGGGGTCACGGCCCCCGCACGGCGGCCGCAGCCCACCTAGAGCAGTTGACAGAAGGAAGGCCCCCAGGCAGCGGCGCCCCAGGGGCCTCCCTTCTGCCCCATGCTCTCCTTAAATTGGCCCGCTCCGAAATGGCCAACGAACGCCGAACGGCAGTCTCAGGGCCGAGGCTCCACCGCCGGAGAGCCGCGTTCCGGGGTGCTACAGCACGTCGTCGGCGCTGCCCCGCTTGCGGAGGTTATTTTGCGTCTTGCGCCAGCGCAGCGCCCGGACGATGGCCGGGGCCGCCGGGTTGAGGCTGAGGTCGTAGGCGGGGTACCAGACCCGCTGCTCGGAGAACTTGAGCTTCATCTTGAACACGCCGTAGGAATGCTTGCTCTCGTCGAGGACGCGCGGAATGCCCCAGAAGTCGAACAGCTCGTAGCCCCGGCGCTTGGCGTCCAGCATGGCGTTCCAGTAAAAGGCGTCGGGGGCCTTGGCGTCCTTGTACGGCGTGCCGTCCGGCTGCACCCGGTCGTCGCGCACGCTGCCGCCAAAGAGGTAGGCGGTCGTGGTGCCCATCGCCAGGAAAAAGCCGCCCGCGAGCGCCTTGCCCTCGTAGCGCGACAGCACGAGGTAAGCCTCGCCGCCATACGCATTGCCCTCGCGCAGCATCGTCTCGTAGTAGGCGCGGGGAAAGGCGCCGAGCTTGGCCCGCTCGTTGGTGGCCGTGAAAATCTCCCAGAAGGCCCCGAAGTCGTCGTCGCGGCCCGCCACCACGCCGAGCTTGGCGGCGGCGCGGACGTTGCGCCGGGCCATCGAGTGCAGCCCCGCGAAGAGGTCGTCCTCGGAGCGGGTCAGGTCGGCCACGATGGTGTGCTCGGGTTGCTCGGTTTCGGCCCGGCGAAAGGGGCCGTATTCGGAGGGGACGACCGCGCGGCCGTCGGCGGGGACGGGGTGCGGCGGCTCGATCTTGAGCAGGGCGTCGCCGGGGCGGGCGATCTTGCGGGCGGCCTCGGCCACGGCGGGCAGCAGGTCGAGCGATTCGAGCGCCGGGCCGCGCGGGGCATACAGGGTCGAGAATCCAGGCACCAAGCGCTTGCGCAGCAGTTGCAGTGCCCCCACCGTCTGCCCCCCCTGGCCCTGAATCAGAAAGCGCAGCGGCTCCTGCCCCAGCGTGCGCCGCGCCTCCCCGTACCCCCATCCCTGAAGGGGACTGGTGATGGGGAGGGAACGAACGGCGTCGTCGTACACGCGGGGGTCCTGGGTGGGCACGAGGGTCAGGCGCATCGGGGGGGATTGTAGCAGCGGGCCTCGGCGGGGGCCTGCCCCCCGGCCGCGCTACAGTGGACAGATGC
It includes:
- a CDS encoding lipid II:glycine glycyltransferase FemX, whose product is MRLTLVPTQDPRVYDDAVRSLPITSPLQGWGYGEARRTLGQEPLRFLIQGQGGQTVGALQLLRKRLVPGFSTLYAPRGPALESLDLLPAVAEAARKIARPGDALLKIEPPHPVPADGRAVVPSEYGPFRRAETEQPEHTIVADLTRSEDDLFAGLHSMARRNVRAAAKLGVVAGRDDDFGAFWEIFTATNERAKLGAFPRAYYETMLREGNAYGGEAYLVLSRYEGKALAGGFFLAMGTTTAYLFGGSVRDDRVQPDGTPYKDAKAPDAFYWNAMLDAKRRGYELFDFWGIPRVLDESKHSYGVFKMKLKFSEQRVWYPAYDLSLNPAAPAIVRALRWRKTQNNLRKRGSADDVL